The following proteins come from a genomic window of Canis aureus isolate CA01 chromosome 3, VMU_Caureus_v.1.0, whole genome shotgun sequence:
- the CPNE7 gene encoding copine-7 isoform X4, which translates to MSSSWERGAAAPPGVLPAPCASKVELRLSCRHLLDRDPLTKSDPSVVLLLQSQGQWVQVDRTEVVRSSLHPVFSKVFTLDYYFEEAQKLRFEVYDTHGPSNLGCQDDDFLGGMECTLGQIVAQKKMTRALLLKFGRNAGKSTITVIAEDISGNNGYVELSFRAQKLDDKDLFSKSDPFLELYRVNDDQSEQLVYRTEVVKNNLSPAWEPFKVTLSSLCSGQETRPLKCLVWDYDSRGKHDFIGEFSTTYEEMQKAFGEDQAQWDCVNAKYKQKKRHYKNSGVVILADLKFYRVYSFLDYIMGGCQIHFTVAIDFTASNGDPRNSCSLHYINPFQPNEYLQALVAVGEICQDYDSDKRFSALGFGARIPPKYEVSHDFAINFNPEDDECEGIQGVVEAYQNCLPRVQLYGPTNVAPIISKVARMAAAEEHTGEASQYYILLVLTDGVVTDMADTREAIVRASHLPMSIIIVGVGNADFTDMQTLDGDDGVLRSPRGEPALRDIVQFVPFRELKSASPAALAKCVLAEVPRQVVEYYSHKELPPRGISTHTHEACPQRLGQPGVQPVSVSSTLEVP; encoded by the exons GTGGACAGAACAGAAGTGGTCCGGAGCAGCCTGCACCCCGTGTTCTCCAAGGTCTTCACACTTGACTACTACTTTGAGGAGGCACAGAAGCTGCGTTTCGAGGTATATGACACCCATGGACCCAGCAACCTCGGCTGTCAGGATGATGACTTCCTCGGGGGCATGGAGTGTACCTTGGGGCAG ATCGTGGCCCAGAAGAAGATGACCCGGGCGCTGCTGCTCAAGTTTGGCAGGAACGCCGGCAAGTCCACCATCACG GTGATAGCCGAGGACATCTCCGGGAACAACGGCTACGTGGAGCTCTCCTTCAGGGCCCAGAAGCTGGATGATAAG GACCTCTTCAGCAAGTCGGACCCCTTCCTGGAGCTGTACCGCGTCAACGATGACCAGAGTGAACAGCTGGTGTACCGCACAGAG GTAGTGAAGAACAACCTCAGCCCTGCGTGGGAGCCTTTCAAGGTCACCCTGAGCAGTCTGTGCAGCGGCCAAGAGACACGGCCTCTGAAG tGCCTCGTCTGGGATTACGACTCCCGTGGAAAGCACGACTTCATCGGGGAGTTCTCCACCACCTATGAGGAGATGCAAAAAGCTTTCGGGGAGGACCAG gcccagTGGGACTGCGTGAACGCCAAATACAAGCAGAAGAAGCGTCATTACAAGAACTCCGGGGTGGTCATCCTGGCAGATCTGAAG TTCTACAGGGTTTACTCTTTCCTGGACTACATCATGGGCGGCTGTCAGATCCACTTCACA GTGGCCATCGACTTCACAGCCTCCAATGGTGACCCCCGCAACAGCTGCTCCCTGCACTATATCAACCCCTTCCAACCCAACGAGTACCTGCAGGCCCTGGTGGCCGTGGGAGAGATCTGCCAGGACTATGACAG CGACAAGAGATTTTCTGCTTTGGGGTTTGGAGCTCGAATCCCTCCCAAGTATGAG gtgtcccacgaCTTTGCCATCAACTTCAATCCCGAAGACGATGAGTGTGAAG GAATCCAGGGTGTGGTGGAAGCCTACCAGAACTGCCTGCCCAGGGTACAGCTCTATGGCCCCACCAATGTGGCTCCCATCATCTCCAAGGTGGCCCGCATGGCAGCGGCCGAGGAGCACACTGGGGAGGCCTCC CAATACTACATTCTGCTGGTCCTGACCGACGGAGTGGTGACCGACATGGCTGATACGCGGGAGGCCATCGTGCGCGCCTCCCACCTGCCCATGTCCATCATCATCGTGGGGGTGGGCAATGCTGACTTCACGGATATGCAGACCCTGGACGGGGACGATGGTgtcctgcgctccccccggggcGAGCCCGCGCTCCGTGACATCGTGCAGTTTGTGCCCTTCCGGGAGCTCAAGAGT GCATCCCCAGCAGCGCTGGCCAAGTGTGTGCTGGCCGAGGTGCCCAGGCAGGTGGTGGAGTACTACAGCCACAAGGAGCTACCTCCGAGAGGCATCAGCACCCACACCCACGAGGCCTGCCCCCAGAGGCTGGGGCAGCCGGGAGTGCAGCCAGTCTCTGTGTCCAGCACCCTGGAGGTCCCTTAG
- the CPNE7 gene encoding copine-7 isoform X8, giving the protein MTRALLLKFGRNAGKSTITVIAEDISGNNGYVELSFRAQKLDDKDLFSKSDPFLELYRVNDDQSEQLVYRTEVVKNNLSPAWEPFKVTLSSLCSGQETRPLKCLVWDYDSRGKHDFIGEFSTTYEEMQKAFGEDQAQWDCVNAKYKQKKRHYKNSGVVILADLKFYRVYSFLDYIMGGCQIHFTVAIDFTASNGDPRNSCSLHYINPFQPNEYLQALVAVGEICQDYDSDKRFSALGFGARIPPKYEVSHDFAINFNPEDDECEGIQGVVEAYQNCLPRVQLYGPTNVAPIISKVARMAAAEEHTGEASQYYILLVLTDGVVTDMADTREAIVRASHLPMSIIIVGVGNADFTDMQTLDGDDGVLRSPRGEPALRDIVQFVPFRELKSASPAALAKCVLAEVPRQVVEYYSHKELPPRGISTHTHEACPQRLGQPGVQPVSVSSTLEVP; this is encoded by the exons ATGACCCGGGCGCTGCTGCTCAAGTTTGGCAGGAACGCCGGCAAGTCCACCATCACG GTGATAGCCGAGGACATCTCCGGGAACAACGGCTACGTGGAGCTCTCCTTCAGGGCCCAGAAGCTGGATGATAAG GACCTCTTCAGCAAGTCGGACCCCTTCCTGGAGCTGTACCGCGTCAACGATGACCAGAGTGAACAGCTGGTGTACCGCACAGAG GTAGTGAAGAACAACCTCAGCCCTGCGTGGGAGCCTTTCAAGGTCACCCTGAGCAGTCTGTGCAGCGGCCAAGAGACACGGCCTCTGAAG tGCCTCGTCTGGGATTACGACTCCCGTGGAAAGCACGACTTCATCGGGGAGTTCTCCACCACCTATGAGGAGATGCAAAAAGCTTTCGGGGAGGACCAG gcccagTGGGACTGCGTGAACGCCAAATACAAGCAGAAGAAGCGTCATTACAAGAACTCCGGGGTGGTCATCCTGGCAGATCTGAAG TTCTACAGGGTTTACTCTTTCCTGGACTACATCATGGGCGGCTGTCAGATCCACTTCACA GTGGCCATCGACTTCACAGCCTCCAATGGTGACCCCCGCAACAGCTGCTCCCTGCACTATATCAACCCCTTCCAACCCAACGAGTACCTGCAGGCCCTGGTGGCCGTGGGAGAGATCTGCCAGGACTATGACAG CGACAAGAGATTTTCTGCTTTGGGGTTTGGAGCTCGAATCCCTCCCAAGTATGAG gtgtcccacgaCTTTGCCATCAACTTCAATCCCGAAGACGATGAGTGTGAAG GAATCCAGGGTGTGGTGGAAGCCTACCAGAACTGCCTGCCCAGGGTACAGCTCTATGGCCCCACCAATGTGGCTCCCATCATCTCCAAGGTGGCCCGCATGGCAGCGGCCGAGGAGCACACTGGGGAGGCCTCC CAATACTACATTCTGCTGGTCCTGACCGACGGAGTGGTGACCGACATGGCTGATACGCGGGAGGCCATCGTGCGCGCCTCCCACCTGCCCATGTCCATCATCATCGTGGGGGTGGGCAATGCTGACTTCACGGATATGCAGACCCTGGACGGGGACGATGGTgtcctgcgctccccccggggcGAGCCCGCGCTCCGTGACATCGTGCAGTTTGTGCCCTTCCGGGAGCTCAAGAGT GCATCCCCAGCAGCGCTGGCCAAGTGTGTGCTGGCCGAGGTGCCCAGGCAGGTGGTGGAGTACTACAGCCACAAGGAGCTACCTCCGAGAGGCATCAGCACCCACACCCACGAGGCCTGCCCCCAGAGGCTGGGGCAGCCGGGAGTGCAGCCAGTCTCTGTGTCCAGCACCCTGGAGGTCCCTTAG